From a single Candidatus Omnitrophota bacterium genomic region:
- a CDS encoding UPF0280 family protein translates to MYKDRIYRQWVRSDGLVTFEVKEVQTDLLISSDKNLEKQARASVLNYRKDIEEYVKKNSSFYTSLEPVRVSADAPAIVRAMAGAAEKAGVGPMAAIAGAMAEFVGRDLLSFSREVIVENGGDIFMKTKSARRVGIYAGETSPFTGKIAIEIQPDEKGVGVCTSSGTVSHSLNFGKADAVCIISENTALADAVATIAGNAVKGKDDIEKGITIAKSIDGVKGVLIAVQDKMGSWGNIKLVQ, encoded by the coding sequence ATGTACAAAGACCGTATTTATAGGCAGTGGGTTAGAAGCGACGGCCTTGTCACGTTTGAAGTGAAAGAGGTTCAGACGGATCTTTTGATATCCTCCGACAAAAACTTGGAAAAACAGGCCAGGGCCAGCGTTTTAAATTATAGAAAAGATATAGAAGAGTATGTTAAAAAAAATAGTTCTTTCTATACGTCGCTTGAGCCGGTCAGGGTAAGCGCTGATGCTCCTGCGATAGTCAGGGCAATGGCCGGCGCCGCCGAAAAGGCGGGTGTCGGGCCCATGGCGGCGATAGCGGGAGCGATGGCGGAATTTGTCGGTAGAGACTTGCTCTCGTTCTCGCGGGAAGTCATAGTGGAAAATGGCGGCGATATTTTTATGAAGACAAAATCCGCAAGGCGCGTCGGAATATACGCCGGAGAAACATCGCCTTTTACCGGCAAGATAGCCATTGAAATACAACCGGATGAAAAAGGCGTGGGCGTCTGCACATCGAGCGGAACGGTTAGCCATTCTCTGAATTTTGGAAAAGCGGACGCGGTGTGTATAATATCGGAGAATACAGCTCTTGCCGACGCCGTAGCAACTATAGCGGGTAACGCGGTAAAGGGTAAAGATGATATCGAAAAAGGTATCACAATAGCAAAATCTATAGATGGGGTAAAAGGAGTTTTGATCGCAGTCCAGGACAAGATGGGAAGCTGGGGCAATATAAAACTGGTTCAATAA